Genomic DNA from Streptomyces sp. PCS3-D2:
ATGGCAGGCTCTGCTCATCGCGAGCCTGATGTCGAGGAGAGTGACACCGTGCGGTCCGACGCCAACCTCGCGGGGCCGATGGCCGACCCGGTCCCCGGTCCCCGCTCTGAACGCGTGGGTGAGGATGTTTCACGTGAAACATCACCCCCACCTCTCGTGGACAACGAGACGCCTGTCGGCCGATCCGCCCAGCTGGCGGTAGAGGCGATGGGACGTTCCGGTGCGGCCATGCCGCGCCCGGAGCAGACCCGCGTCATCGTGGTCGCCAACCAGAAGGGCGGCGTGGGCAAGACCACGACGACCGTGAACCTGGCGGCCTCGCTGGCTCTGAACGGGGCCCGGGTCCTCGTGGTCGACCTCGACCCGCAGGGGAACGCATCCACCGCTCTGGGCATCGATCACCACGCCGACGTTCCGTCCATCTACCACGTCCTCGTGGACAGCCGGCCCCTGCTGGAGGTCGTCCAACCGGTGGTCGACGTGGAGGGGCTCTTCTGCGCTCCAGCCACGATCGATCTGGCGGGTGCGGAGATTGAGCTGGTGTCGCTGGTGGCGAGGGAGAGCCGGCTCCAGCGGGCGATCCAGGCGTACGACCAGCCCCTCGACTACATCCTGATCGACTGCCCGCCCTCGCTCGGCCTGCTAACGGTGAACGCCCTGGTGGCCGGCGCTGAAGTCCTCATCCCGATCCAGTGCGAGTACTACGCGCTGGAGGGCCTGGGCCAGCTGCTGCGCAACGTCGATCTGGTGCGGGCCCACCTCAACCCGGCCCTCCATGTGTCGACGATCCTGCTGACGATGTACGACGGCAGGACCCGGCTCGCGTCGCAGGTGGCGGACGAGGTGCGCAGCCACTTCGGCAAGGAGGTGCTCCGGACGAGCATCCCCCGGTCGGTGCGCATCTCCGAGGCACCCAGCTACGGGCAGACGGTGCTCACGTATGACCCGGGTTCCAGTGGTTCCCTCTCCTACTTGGAGGCGGCGCGAGAGATCGCGTATCGGGGGGTCGGAATGCAGTACGAGTCCCAGCACGCCCATCTGGGCGCGGGTATGAACAGCACGCAGAGTATGGCGGAGGGGATCCAGTGAGTGAGCGACGTAGAGGTCTGGGACGGGGGCTCGCCGCGCTGATCCCGCAGGCTCCGCAGGAGAAGGCGCTGCCGGCGAGCGGTGCCGGCTCCGCGTCACCGACGGCGGTGCCGGAGCTGGCCTCCGAGCGCGGGATCGCGGCGGCGAAGCTTGCGGCTCTGTCGCAGGCCGATGTTTCACGTGAAACATCGCTCGCGGTTCTCCCGGTGGACGAGCCTGCTGCGGAGCCGGCGGCCGAGGCCAATGAGGTGGCGGGAGCGACGTTCGCTGAGCTTCCGATGGACACGATCACCCCGAACCCGCGGCAGCCGCGTGAGGTGTTCGACGAAGACGCGCTCGCCGAGCTGGTGACCTCCATCCAGGAGGTGGGTCTGCTTCAGCCGGTCGTGGTGCGCCAGTCTGCACCTGGCCGCTACGAGCTGATCATGGGTGAGCGGCGCTGGCGTGCCTGCCGGGAAGCCGGACTGGAGGCCATTCCGGCGATCATTCGTGCGACGGACGACGAGAAGCTGCTGCTGGACGCCCTGCTGGAGAACCTTCACCGGGCCCAGCTCAACCCGCTGGAAGAGGCCGCGGCCTACGACCAGCTGCTCCAGGACTTCAATTGCACGCACGACCAGCTGGCCGATCGGATCGGCCGTTCCCGCCCTCAGGTGTCGAACACCCTGCGACTGCTGAAGCTGTCGCCGCCGGTGCAGCGCCGGGTGGCTGCCGGTGTGCTCTCGGCGGGGCACGCGCGAGCGCTGCTCTCAGTGGAGGATTCTGCGGAGCAGGACCGGCTGGCGCACCGGATCGTGGCCGAGGGGCTGTCGGTACGTGCGGTCGAGGAGATCGTGACGCTGATGGGCTCGGAGCCTTCGAGCGCGGTGAAGCCGAAAGGCCCGCGTGCGGGAACCCGGGTGTCTCCGGCGCTCAGTGAGCTGGCGACGCGGCTGTCGGATCGCTTCGAGACGCGGGTGAAGGTGGACCTGGGCCAGAAGAAGGGCAAGATCACGGTCGAGTTCGCTTCGATGGAGGATCTGGAGCGGATTCTGGGGACCTTGGCACCGGGCGAGGGCCGGGTGCTGGACCAGGGCCTGCCTGGAGAGTGATCCCGGGGCAGGCCGAGGGGCGGATCGTGCCGGTGCGAACCGGCGTGACCCGCCCCTTCGTCTTGCTGTCGAAGAACGAGGGACCAGTGGATACGATGCCGTCATGGGTCGTCGGCTGGTACCGCTCACGCTGGACAACCTCCAAGACCTGCCGCGTCGTTGCCGGTCCTGCGTCTTCTGGGAACTGGATCCGGTCAGCGGTGAGGCCGCCGTCACGACGGGCACCGCGGCGACGGAGAAGGAGGCCTGGATCTCGGCTGTCCTGCTGGAGTGGGGATCCTGCGGCCGTGTGGTCTACGTGGACGACGTTCCGGTGGGGTTCGTGCTGTATGCACCACCGGCATACGTCCCCCGGTCCACCGCTTTCCCGACGAGTCCGGTCTCGCCGGACGCCGTCCAACTGATCACCGCGTGGATCATGCCGGGATATCAGGGACAGGGACTGGGCCGGGTCATGGTTCAGACAGTGGCCAAGGACCTGCTGCGCAGGGGGTTCCGGGCGATCGAGGCGTTCGGGGACGCGCGGTGGGAGGGCCCGGCCTGCCTGCTTCCGGCGGACCATCTCCTGGCCGTTGGCTTCAAGACCGTACGGCCCCATCCGGCTCATCCCCGGTTGCGGCTGGAATTGCGGTCTACCTTGTCCTGGAAGGAAGACGTCGAGCTGGCTCTGGACCGGTTGCTGGGCGGCGCGCGCAAGGAGCCGGCCCTACGGCCGCTCTGATGGCGAACACGGAAACGGGCCCACCCCCTCCGAGGGGGGTGGGCCCGTTTCACGTGAAACATCGGCCGTCGTCAGACGGTCTTGACCTCGACGAAGTCAGCGAGATCACGCAGGATGGCGGCCTTCGGCTTGGCGCCGACGATGGTCTTGGCGACCTCGCCGCCCTTGTAGACGTTGAGCGTCGGGATGGACATGACGCCGTACTTGGCCGCGGTGGCCGGGTTCTCGTCGATGTTGAGCTTGACGATCTCGATCTGGTCGCCGTACTCGGCGGCGATGGCCTCCAGAGACGGGGCGATCTGGCGGCACGGTCCGCACCAGGCGGCCCAGAAGTCGACCAGTACGGGCTTGTCGCTCCTGAGGACCTCGGCGTCGAAGTCGGCGTCGGTCACGTTCTTGAGGGTGCCGGCCACAGCGGCCTCCTTGTTCTTCCTGCGGGGTGGGGTGTGTGGGGCTGGTGCGGGGTGGAACCGGTCAGACCGCTGCGTGAGCCTTCTCGGCGTCCGCGAGGGCGGCGAGGAAGCGCTCGGCGTCGAGGGCGGCGGAGCAGCCGGTGCCCGCGGCGGTGATGGCCTGACGGTAGGTGTGGTCCACGACGTCGCCGGCGCCGAACACGCCGGTGACGCTGGTGCGGGTGGACGGGGCGTCGACCTTGAGGTAGCCCTCGTCGTCAAGGTCCAGCTGGTCCTTGAAGAGCTCGGTGCGCGGGTCGTGGCCGACGGCGATGAACAGGCCGGTCACGGGCAGCTCGGAGGTCTCACCGGTCTTGGTGTTGCGCAGGGTGAGGCCGGAGAGCTTCTGCTCACCGCGGATCTCGGAGACCTCGCTGTCCCAGGCGAACTTGATCTTCGGGTCGGCGAAGGCGCGGTCCTGCATGGCCTTGGAGGCGCGCAGGCTGTCGCGCCGGTGGACGATCGTGACGGACTTGGCGAACCGGGAGAGGAAGGTGGCCTCCTCGATCGCGGTGTCACCGCCGCCGACGACGGCGATGTCGTGGTCCTTGAAGAAGAACCCGTCACAGGTGGCGCACCAGGAGACGCCGCGGCCCGAGAGGGCGTCCTCGTTGGGCAGACCGAGCTTGCGGTGCTGCGAACCCGTGGTGACGATGACGGCCTTCGCACGGTGCACGGTGCCGGCCGTGTCGGTGACGGTCTTGATCTCGCCGGTGAGGTCCACGGCCACGATGTCGTCCGGAACCAACTCGGCGCCGAAGCGCTCGGCCTGGCCCCGCATGTTGTCCATCAGGTCCGGGCCCATGATGCCGTCCTGGAAACCGGGGAAGTTCTCCACCTCGGTGGTGTTCATCAGCGCGCCACCGGCGGTGACGGCGCCTTCGAAGACCAGGGGCTTGAGCGAAGCGCGTGCGGTGTACAGGGCGGCGGTGTAACCGGCCGGCCCGGAGCCGATGATGATCACGTTTCGAACGTCGCTCACGGGTTTCTTCCTCGTCTCTGCGGACTGCGTGCTGCCTACCGGGGGCCGGTGCGGACTCTCACCCCACCCAACGGATCCTACGGCGCCTGCATTCCCCACCTGTCGCAGTGCGGACCTGAACGGGTCAGCTTCGCGGATAGGTGTTCTTCAGGAGGACCTTTCCGGGAGCGGCCGAGCCCGTGCTCTCGCACGTGGTGTCGACGAGGTAGGCGTCCACGCGCGAGTCGTCGCCGGCGTGGGGCAGGACGAGCAGATGGACCGGGGCGCCCTGGTAGCTGCCGCGCTCCGCGGCGAGTGGGGCGTCCGATCGGCCCGTGGCGTCCTGAACGCAGGAGGCGACCGCGGGCGCCACCCGCTTGCCCTCGGGAGCGACTCCGGAAGCGCCGGCGGTGTCGTCCAGCCCGAAGGGGGTGTTCCGCTCGCCGGGGTCACTCTTGGCGGCCGCTCCGGGCGCGATGAGCCGCTGAACGCTGTCCTGCAGGCCCTGCGCGGTGAAGGTTCCGCCGGCGGCCTCGCCGACGGGTGGGTGGGCGGCGGAGTCCGAGGCCGCGGTGTGCGGGTGCGGGGCACCGGAGAAGTCGACGAAGAGGAAGAGGCCGAGAGCACACGCGGCGGCGCCGGCCAGGCCGCCGAGGACGGCGATCCGGCGACGGGCGCGGCGACGCCCCGGACCGGTTGGGCCGGTCGGGTGACCGGAGGGCGCTGCTGCACGGGAGACGGCGCGGTCCGCAGCGCGGGGGCGGGGGGACGGACCGGCCTGGTCCCGCGGCTGGGTCGCGTCGAGCAGGGCCTCGGCGGCGAGGGCCGCGTCGATCCGCCCGGCGATGTCCGCCGGCATGCGGGCAGGACCGGGCAGGGTGCCGAGGAGCCCGCGGATCTCCTCCAGGGAGGAGCGGACATCGGCGCACAGGGCGCAGCCTTCCAGGTGACGGCGGATTTCCCCGGTACGGGACGGGGAGAGGAGCCCTTCGGTCAGGTCGGAGATCTCCGAGACGTCCGGGTGCCGGATCGTTCCGGTCGTGCCGGGCGTGCCAGTCGCAGGGCTCACGATCGTCCACCTCCGCCCTTCACAGCGTCTGTGTCTGGTTGCCGGGGTTGTGCCGTCGCCGGTGGGACGGGCGTGCCCGGCGTCCGGTTCCTTCCCCGCTCGGCGGCGGTGTTATCCCCGGCATTCGCGCGCAGATGAGTGAGGAGCGGCAGGAGCTTTGCCCTCCCGCGTGCGCACCGGCTCTTCACCGTGCCGATGGGTACGTCGAGGACATCGGCGGCCTCGGCGACGGGGTATCCCTGCATGTCGACGAGGACCAGCACGGCCCGCTGCTCGTCCGGGAGGGTACTCAGGGCGGCCAGGAGCTGGCGGTGGAGGTCCTGGCGCTCGGCGGGTGCCTCGGCGGACTCGTGGGGCTCCAGAAGGCTCTCCAGGCGCTCCGTGTCGTTCAGCGGCGCGGTCCTGCGCGAGGCGGCCTTGCGGGCACGGTCGAGGCACGCGTTGACGGTGATCCGGTGCAGCCAGGTGGTGACGGCCGACTCCCCCCGGAAGGTGTGCGCGGACCGGTAGGCCGAGACCAGGGCGTCCTGCACGGCGTCCGCGGCCTCCTCCCGGTCCCCGAGCGTCCGCAGCGCCACGGCCCACAACCGGTCCCGGTGCCGCCGCACGAGCTCTCCGAAGGCATCGGGATCACCGCCCACGTGCAGCGCCAGAAGCTCCTGGTCGCTGCACGCGCCGGGCGTCGTGTCGTTCAACGGTGAGCCCCTCCCGGTTGTGCGGTCAGCCCGAGAACTTCACGTCCGTGATGGCCTGCTTGTAACCGGCGTCGCTGAACATGTCGGCCGGTGCCTGCGGCATGGCGGTGATCCACACAAGCACGTAGCGCGTCTTGACCGGTTTCTCGGCGGCCAGCTGGAGATTGGTGTCCGAGGTGGTAATTCCGGCGATCTTCACCATGGAGTCGACGGAGCCCTTGGGGGACTTGGAGTCGGTCGCGTACAGCGTGAGGGTGGTGTGCGAGCCGCCGTGCTTCAGCGCTATCGAGGCTGCGCTGACCTCCTGCTCGGACCCGAGATCGTAGACGATGCCGAGGCCGTCCTTGATCTTCACTTCGGGACCGTCGAAATAGCTCTTGGTGCGCCAGTAGCTGGAGGCGTCCTCGTCGTACGTCTTTGAGACGTCCTCGGGGTTCTGCGGTTTGCCGTCGGGGGCGTATTCCTGGGCACCCGTGATCGCGATCTGGGTCGGCTCCTTCTTCTCCCCGCTGTCGTCCGTGCCGGGCTTGGTGTTGTTGTTGCTCGTGCCGCTGTTGCCCTTCTGGGTGCCGCGTTCCAGGAGGGTGTCCGCCAGTTGCCAGCTGCCCAGGCCGAGGGCGGCGATGAGCAGGGCGGCGACGCCCCACTTGAGCGCGCGGCCGGTGCGGCTCTGCAACGGCGCCGGCGGGGGCACGACGGTGCGCTGGACGGTGGTCACGCCGGACGGCGTGGTGCGGCCGTAGCTGCCCTGCTGGTAGGTGGTGTGCTGGTACTCCGGCGGGGCCGTGAAGGCCGGCTCCGGCGGCCGGATACGGGGCATCGCGGCCACGGCCTTGGACAGCTCTTCCGGGGTGGTGCAGGCCGGCTCCTGGCGGGAGGCAGTGGCCCCGTCGTTGGCGAGCGCACGCATGGCGACCTCGCCCAGGCCCCGGTGGACGCCCGCGCGGACCTGGTCGGGGGCGATGAGACCGACGCCCTTGGGCAGACCGGTGAGACCGTACGCATCGCTCTCGTAGGGCCAGCGCTGGGTGAGGGCCGCGTACAACAGGGCGCCGATGGCTTCGGTGTCGGCCCGCTGCGGGGTCTCGCTGGTGATGCCGCGCAGCGCGGCGTTCACGGCCAGGCCTCGGATGCGCCATTGGCCCGTGGACGTGCGCAGTATCGCGCTCGGCGTGAGGCGAAGGTGGGCGAGGCCCTCGCGGTGCGCGGCTGCCATCGCCTGGGAGACCTGGCTGACGAGTTGGTAGGCCTCGTGCGGCTCCAGCGGGCCCACGGCGAGCAGGGCGGTGAGCTCGGTGGCGTCGGGCAGCCACTCGTGGACGACGTAGACGAGGTCGTTCTCCTCGACGGCATCGAGGACCTGGACGAAGCGCGGGTCGCCGAGGAGGGCGGACGAGCGGGCGGCGGCCAGTACGGCGCGCGCCCGTGAGTGGTCGGCCGGCATCAGATGGACGCCCACGGCCCG
This window encodes:
- the trxA gene encoding thioredoxin gives rise to the protein MAGTLKNVTDADFDAEVLRSDKPVLVDFWAAWCGPCRQIAPSLEAIAAEYGDQIEIVKLNIDENPATAAKYGVMSIPTLNVYKGGEVAKTIVGAKPKAAILRDLADFVEVKTV
- a CDS encoding GNAT family N-acetyltransferase, whose protein sequence is MGRRLVPLTLDNLQDLPRRCRSCVFWELDPVSGEAAVTTGTAATEKEAWISAVLLEWGSCGRVVYVDDVPVGFVLYAPPAYVPRSTAFPTSPVSPDAVQLITAWIMPGYQGQGLGRVMVQTVAKDLLRRGFRAIEAFGDARWEGPACLLPADHLLAVGFKTVRPHPAHPRLRLELRSTLSWKEDVELALDRLLGGARKEPALRPL
- a CDS encoding ParA family protein, with amino-acid sequence MAGSAHREPDVEESDTVRSDANLAGPMADPVPGPRSERVGEDVSRETSPPPLVDNETPVGRSAQLAVEAMGRSGAAMPRPEQTRVIVVANQKGGVGKTTTTVNLAASLALNGARVLVVDLDPQGNASTALGIDHHADVPSIYHVLVDSRPLLEVVQPVVDVEGLFCAPATIDLAGAEIELVSLVARESRLQRAIQAYDQPLDYILIDCPPSLGLLTVNALVAGAEVLIPIQCEYYALEGLGQLLRNVDLVRAHLNPALHVSTILLTMYDGRTRLASQVADEVRSHFGKEVLRTSIPRSVRISEAPSYGQTVLTYDPGSSGSLSYLEAAREIAYRGVGMQYESQHAHLGAGMNSTQSMAEGIQ
- the sigM gene encoding RNA polymerase sigma factor SigM yields the protein MNDTTPGACSDQELLALHVGGDPDAFGELVRRHRDRLWAVALRTLGDREEAADAVQDALVSAYRSAHTFRGESAVTTWLHRITVNACLDRARKAASRRTAPLNDTERLESLLEPHESAEAPAERQDLHRQLLAALSTLPDEQRAVLVLVDMQGYPVAEAADVLDVPIGTVKSRCARGRAKLLPLLTHLRANAGDNTAAERGRNRTPGTPVPPATAQPRQPDTDAVKGGGGRS
- the trxB gene encoding thioredoxin-disulfide reductase, which gives rise to MSDVRNVIIIGSGPAGYTAALYTARASLKPLVFEGAVTAGGALMNTTEVENFPGFQDGIMGPDLMDNMRGQAERFGAELVPDDIVAVDLTGEIKTVTDTAGTVHRAKAVIVTTGSQHRKLGLPNEDALSGRGVSWCATCDGFFFKDHDIAVVGGGDTAIEEATFLSRFAKSVTIVHRRDSLRASKAMQDRAFADPKIKFAWDSEVSEIRGEQKLSGLTLRNTKTGETSELPVTGLFIAVGHDPRTELFKDQLDLDDEGYLKVDAPSTRTSVTGVFGAGDVVDHTYRQAITAAGTGCSAALDAERFLAALADAEKAHAAV
- a CDS encoding protein kinase family protein; the encoded protein is MAERSTAAVDVADNDGDEPSAAQAAKATSDGVDTQNGRAADGPMPDKDGERTNTASTAAPELHSGHKLARRYRLEECVTRVDGFSSWRAMDEKLRRAVGVHLMPADHSRARAVLAAARSSALLGDPRFVQVLDAVEENDLVYVVHEWLPDATELTALLAVGPLEPHEAYQLVSQVSQAMAAAHREGLAHLRLTPSAILRTSTGQWRIRGLAVNAALRGITSETPQRADTEAIGALLYAALTQRWPYESDAYGLTGLPKGVGLIAPDQVRAGVHRGLGEVAMRALANDGATASRQEPACTTPEELSKAVAAMPRIRPPEPAFTAPPEYQHTTYQQGSYGRTTPSGVTTVQRTVVPPPAPLQSRTGRALKWGVAALLIAALGLGSWQLADTLLERGTQKGNSGTSNNNTKPGTDDSGEKKEPTQIAITGAQEYAPDGKPQNPEDVSKTYDEDASSYWRTKSYFDGPEVKIKDGLGIVYDLGSEQEVSAASIALKHGGSHTTLTLYATDSKSPKGSVDSMVKIAGITTSDTNLQLAAEKPVKTRYVLVWITAMPQAPADMFSDAGYKQAITDVKFSG
- a CDS encoding ParB/RepB/Spo0J family partition protein, producing MSERRRGLGRGLAALIPQAPQEKALPASGAGSASPTAVPELASERGIAAAKLAALSQADVSRETSLAVLPVDEPAAEPAAEANEVAGATFAELPMDTITPNPRQPREVFDEDALAELVTSIQEVGLLQPVVVRQSAPGRYELIMGERRWRACREAGLEAIPAIIRATDDEKLLLDALLENLHRAQLNPLEEAAAYDQLLQDFNCTHDQLADRIGRSRPQVSNTLRLLKLSPPVQRRVAAGVLSAGHARALLSVEDSAEQDRLAHRIVAEGLSVRAVEEIVTLMGSEPSSAVKPKGPRAGTRVSPALSELATRLSDRFETRVKVDLGQKKGKITVEFASMEDLERILGTLAPGEGRVLDQGLPGE